From a single Lonchura striata isolate bLonStr1 chromosome 13, bLonStr1.mat, whole genome shotgun sequence genomic region:
- the LOC110476305 gene encoding uncharacterized protein LOC110476305, whose protein sequence is MKAACLQMLLLRALCLLSLAGGQPKAPVKCSNECRNFTRRLPEKLISSYRETEPSCRRSATILITVKFKEICANSSEDWVKKIRDKLDRKKATVMPPHDVTSAEEPGSIERHVGLPELAPSQATAPTSFFQGTGTTIRERIRASAATTEVSSQPPLGKQDPTQLPAGSTPVTQEEAAHPEVTPEAKGESSNSPASSATIAAGVGSSQPTPGPTAQDTASPDSNSHLRAAAGRSNQPELSTSGSLDPTRARANTPDTASSRSRSGLPSIWDRMKTTTVTETTPQTTSVSTLSSTTAIDKAASSVHTNRVVRPSANVFGTTTFDHSLPVGKQEPSDRVVFTHQALSGQARVQVITVRPNNLPLPSFLSKSQMHFVIPVSVVCGLMAGSVALVWVYLKFGVKPEETSREMVQGLLYQQAGHQDNVYPMEVI, encoded by the exons ATGAAGGCTGCCTGtctgcagatgctgctgctgcgggCCCTGTGCCTGCTGAGCCTGGCTGGAG ggcAACCCAAAGCACCTGTGAAGTGTTCAAACGAGTGCAGAAATTTTACAAGGAGGTTACCAGAGAAGCTGATCAGTAGCTACCGCGAGACCGAGCCCAGCTGCAGACGAAGTGCCACCAT acttATTACTGTGAAGTTCAAGGAGATTTGTGCAAATTCATCTGAAGACTGGGTGAAGAAGATCAGAGACAAACTGGACAGGAAAAAAGCCACAGTGATGCCACCCCATGATGTCACCTCAGCAGAAGAGCCTGGTAGCATTGAGAGACACGTTGGTCTTCCAGAACTGGCTCCATCCCAAGCCACTGCTCCAACTAGTTTCTTCCAAGGGACTGGAACAACAATTAGGGAGAGAATACGTGCCTCTGCTGCCACGACAGAGGTGTCCAGCCAGCCCCCACTGGGCAAGCAGGACCccacccagctccctgcaggatcCACCCCCGTGACACAGGAAGAGGCTGCACACCCTGAGGTCACTCCAGAAGCAAAGGGAGAGTCCTCAAATTCTCCTGCGTCTTCAGCAACCATTGCAGCAGGCGTGGGCTCCAGCCAGCCCACCCCAGGCCCCACTGCTCAAGATACAGCTTCTCCTGACTCAAACTCACACCTgagggctgctgctggaagaTCAAACCAACCTGAACTTTCTACCAGTGGATCCCTGGACCCTACAAGAGCCAGAGCCAACACACCAGACACTGCTTCCAGCAGGTCTAGGTCAGGTCTCCCCTCCATCTGGGACCGTATGAAGACCACAACAGTCACAGAGACAACACCACAGACTACTTCAGTTTCTACTCTGAGCTCCACCACTGCCATAGACAAAGCTGCTTCTTCTGTCCATACCAACAGGGTGGTTAGACCCTCTGCAAATGTGTTTGGCACTACAACATTTGATCATTCATTGCCTGTAGGGAAGCAGGAGCCTTCAGACAGAGTAGTTTTTACTCACCAGGCATTGTCAGGCCAAGCCAGAGTGCAGGTGATCACAGTCAGGCCCAACAATCTGCCTCTGCCCAGCTTCTTGTCAAAATCTCAAATGCACTTTGTCATCCCAGTTTCTGTGGTATGTGGACTGATGGCTGGCAGTGTTGCTCTTGTGTGGGTGTATCTGAAATTTGGGGTCAAACCAGAAGAAACGTCAAGAGAAATGGTGCAGGGCTTGCTCTACCAGCAGGCAGGACATCAAGACAATGTCTATCCAATGGAAGTAATATGA
- the LOC110476227 gene encoding C-C motif chemokine 5: MLTARTATLLVGLLTLSPHSHAAPYSPTECCFDYVKGVLRLEILVGFYSTSKECFLPAIVFDTKKKAKVCANPEEKWVKRAIRVLLKKKGLHTP; encoded by the exons ATGCTCACTGCCAGGACAGCCACGCTGCTCGTTGGGCTCCTCACCCTCTCGCCACACTCCCATGCAG CCCCTTACTCTCCAACCGAGTGCTGCTTCGACTACGTCAAGGGCGTTCTCCGGCTGGAAATCCTCGTGGGCTTCTACTCAACTTCCAAGGAATGCTTTCTCCCAGCAATTGT GTTTGACACCAAGAAAAAAGCCAAGGTCTGTGCAAACCCAGAGGAGAAATGGGTGAAGAGAGCAATTAGAGTGCTTCTAAAGAAGAAAGGACTTCATACCCCGTGA
- the LOC110476262 gene encoding C-C motif chemokine 3, which produces MLPARTVLLLTLLLTLSLHHATAHFAPVECCFKYAQKRIRHPQSFYETSKDCPKRAVVIVAANGDQICADPEKDWVNKTIKRLQKQKLNPSTI; this is translated from the exons ATGCTCCCTGCAAGGACTGTCCTGCTGCTCACCCTGCTCCTCACCCTCTCCCTGCACCATGCCACAG CCCACTTTGCACCGGTGGAATGCTGCTTTAAGTATGCACAGAAACGCATCCGGCACCCTCAAAGCTTCTACGAGACATCCAAAGACTGCCCCAAACGTGCAGTTGT AATTGTGGCTGCCAATGGTGATCAGATCTGTGCTGACCCCGAGAAGGACTGGGtgaataaaacaataaaacggcttcaaaagcaaaaattaaaccCATCCACCATCTGA